Genomic segment of Hydractinia symbiolongicarpus strain clone_291-10 chromosome 5, HSymV2.1, whole genome shotgun sequence:
agcCTAAGTTCTTTGTATGTTTATGTGAGTGAAATAATTGTTATATTTTATGTCATTTtcactaaaaattacaagtttgAAGTTTTGTGGTGTTTTAATCTAACATAGTTTACTTCGCACCCAGGGAAATGAAATCcttaactgaagtggattacAATTGGGTTTACACTTACATTTTGCAAGATGTCTATTGTTACTCTATTAAGATTATAAACAATGTGTGTACGCAAAGCTCTTTTGTATCTGGTTTTTACGTCATTAATGAAGTTTTCTTTGCAACAAAAGAAACCACATATTATTATGATTGTTGCCGATGATTTGGTACGtacatttaagtttttaaatttttttatcaaaatatgcTTGTTTCTACTCATATGTTACACTCTTTTAGGGTTGGAATGATGTGAGTTTTCATGGTTCCCAACAAATCCCTACGCCAAACATAGATAAACTTGCACAAAGTGGAATTATTCTTAACAACTATTATGTTTTACCAATTTGTACACCAACAAGGAGTGCAATTATGACTGGAAGATATCCCATACATACAGGTACAATTTCCATGTAGTATTTCAGGTGGTATATATAACCCTATATATTTTTGTAAGCAGTTTGTTGATTTACTGTTACATGTATATGACTTTACAGTTTCTATAGAAAATTGTTTGGGCTTTTTGAGCTTTAAACTGGCAATGAATTCTTTCTcatcaaaattatttcaatgAAAATATGTGTTTTAACTATCTATAAAATAATATGATGCTACACACTTACTTGTATCAACTCCTTTGATATACAAACATTTTGCAGGTATGCAACATGGGGTCATACATGGGCCTAGTCCTTGGGGTGTTGATTTAAACGAGACTTTCTTGCCAGAATTGTTAAAAGCTCAAGGCTATAGCACTCATGCTATTGGCAAAGTAAGTATTATTTTAATCAGAAGATATGAATTAAGATTTCAATGTAACGAAAGTTAGGAGCTCCAACAAAAATTTATGCATTATTATTAGTTATAAATTATCATCAGTATTATCAGTATACTGGCTTGTTCCTTTTTTCTAATCTGGTAATGTTTATCTCTTTAGTGGCATCTTGGATTTTTTGCAAAAGAATACACTCCAACATACAGAGGCTTCGATACATTCTACGGATATTACAATGGTAAATCAGATTATTGGGATCACTCGACTGAGTCATTATTTTGGGGATTAGATTTacatgaaaatgaaaaagtactcatatttttattaattaaaaaaatgtaaaatcagagaattttcttattatatttcttttagccTTAAAACCTCCTACTTAGGATATACAAAGTTTAATAATTACACTTGTGCAATATGCAATGTTCTGTAGGGAaactaaaagattttaaaggttACTTGTTGAGCTTACGAAGTTTACTAACAGTCAAACAGATTAAGAATTTTATTAGTTGACAATCTTGAAATACCTTTTGACATGTTGCATATTATATTATGCAGGCTGTATTTAATCAATGGGGAAATTACAGTACAGAAATATTCACTACAGAAGCCGAAACCTGTATAAAAAATCACAACACATCAGAACCTCTCTTTTTGTACTTGGCATACCAAGCTGTGCACAGTGCTAATCAACATGACCCTCTACAAGCTCCTCAAAGTTGGATTGACAAATTCAAACATATAAGCGATGAAAACCGAAGAAAATATGCAGCTATGGTAGCATATATGGATTTTGGTGTGGGCAGAGTAAGCTTTTTCTTTGACTATATGTAGGTGCTAAGTCATGTCAATTTGAAGATGGattgataaagatttttcataTGTTTCATGCAATCTCACTAAACAGTGTTCATTTACAAGCCACCAACAACACCTAAAATGAATTTTTAGATTGGTATCTGATATGTATGCGAATAGTAGGTTATTCGCATACATATCACATACTAATCTAAAAATATTCCGGAACGAGGCACGAAAGCATGAAGATAACGCAAATCAGGAAATATGTTGGATATTTACTACAACATTTAATAAGGGGCATTTAATTAatgtcaatttttaaaatttatgttaattttgtgcATTGTTGATTTCCTGGAATGAGATATATTTAAAAGGCAACTTCAGATTTCAAAGGACAAGTTTTTTCATAGAGTTACAACATTTGCAGCAAAATTAGCCACACTTTGACTTATTTTGTACTTTTCATGATAACATTGCAACAAATTATTATACTCTTAGGTATATGAAGCGTTACTTCAGAAGGGCATGCTTGAAAATTCAATTATTGTTTTCACAAGTGATAATGGCGGACCTGCAAATGGATTTGATTTAAATTGGGCTAGTAATTTCCCTCTAAGAGGAATTAAACGAACTCTGTATGAAGGTAATATTAAGCTTTGTTATTTCTGAAAGCAATTCATTATGATGTATGTCCTGGAAAAACAGTATCTGCTAAACTCATTGTAATTTTTGTAACCCAGGAGGAGTGCGAGCAGCTGGCTTCATCCATAGTAAACTTCTGAAAAGTCCTGGAAGAGTTTCCATGGATCTAATGCATGTAACTGACTGGCTACCAACATTTGTAAATTTGGCTGGTGGATCTGTCAAGCCTAACAATCCACTTGATGGTGTTAATCAATGGGAAACATTACAGAATATGGTACCATCTTCAAGAAAGGAAGTTCTCTTGAATATGGTAGATAATTCAACAGGTGCCCTAAGAATGGGTGACTGGAAAATATTACTGGAAGTAATGCCTCAAGGTAATCCATTAATAACAAttgctaaaataaatttacactgTTTTTAGGCATGTTTGCACTATATGAATACACTTgcataagtttttaaaaagaccaaTGGTGTGAATCATGTTTTAAGCCTGGTACATTTGATTTTATGTTTTAGAACATATTTGTGGTAAAATCTCTTATGCAAAATCTGCCATGCCTAATAAACCATGACTTTAGGTGCATATCTTAGTAGTAATAAATTCACTTACAACCgtttcttttgttctttttgttattttaaatcgGTATAGTAATAAGGtgggtttttttttgtattgactCCTTGTACTCATGCAACTTGACCTGAAGGTTCACATACATTTCCTGTTTAGTCCACTTCTTTTTGATTCCGCTTTGTTCTTACTACTctttcatgtttattttttaaaaaaagaaatttaaacgtATATATCAAGTGTAAACAATGTATAATCTTGTGATTTTATAATGTAAATACAGCATTAATTTGATTAgaagttttgcaaatttttaaaaatcaaaattatctcAAATTAAATATTCTCTTTTTGGATATGTAATATTGCCACCtgttataattatatttttcagtatATTGGCAATGTAAAACCATAAAAATTTGTCTGTTTTACAGGAAAGTATTGGGATGGTTGGTATGCTCCTCCACAGGTCCAAAATAAAGAGTTAGTTGAGAAAATGTTTGTTGATGCATCTGTACAATGTGGAGAAGTTCCAGAAAATGTAACACACTGTACAAAGGAACATGGATATTGTCTGTTTAACATTAAGGAAGATCCCTGTGAATATCACGACTTGTCAAAGGAATATCCTGACATTTTTAAACAGATGTTATCAAGATTGGATGAATACAGAAAGACCATGGTTCCTCCCcgtaataaaaacattgttgaCCCGCTATCGAATCCTAAATTGCATAATGGTGTGTGGCAGCCTTGGGTTAAATTAAGTTAACTTCTCCCCatgtttttcttaaatttttattttttatttttttttaaatcaaattacaTAATCTTTAATGTTTGAATGCTAAAGCTTATTTCAGTGCAGCATTATTGTGGCAGCAAAAAAATAACTAGTATgccattttaattaaatttagaaCTAATACTGTTCTTATACTTGAACACTTACACGGATACAAATGACATAATAGtttgaaaacaaaatgttttaatttgtttcattcGTTTACTCTCTTGTACCAAAATGTTTAAATTCTAAAATGATCTTCTTCGCATTGTAATATACAATAGTTATTCAGATATATGCATTATTTTCTGTTTACATTAGAACATGTGCATTCAAGAAATTATTATGGATTTAAATGAatctgaaaaaagtttttacagAAAGTTtttcatctttattttttacCGTTTTAATGTCAAACCTGTATCTATTTTTAGTAAgttactaaaaatagaaatttgtaGACTCATGAATTTGGATATATATCAAGTGTAAACACAGTTTTTACTGTTGTAATTATATTAGAGCTAGGTTATATGACAGTTATTAGGaagctagaaaaaaaattttaatttgtttaatattaaaacgagaataatttaatttataaacCATAGCAATTTTATATGTGACAATCCTGAGATAATTTAAttgtagaatttaaaaataagtaatataaaaagaaataattgtGGTTGTGTGTCtctgacttttgcaaagttactatattttatttgtaaaacCCTGCTACATTAGATTCATCAATGACATTACTGAAACATTACACTTTTTTAATTCCCTCTTTCAAATTCCATAGGTCCTTACAGACACTCTGGAACCATTACTGATTATTCTCTTTAAGACTGAGTTAACCTGTTTTAGAAAAAAGGATTTTTTGACGCCATGAAAACCCTAACCTTTTGTCTCTAACTGTGTGTCAAAGCACACGATGATACTGTGCATTATTTTGATCGGGATTTTGGCAAGCCATAATGTTTGAGTTGAATATCTTTTCATCTACCCAAGTAGATTTTTTTACATGATTTACCAGttagacaaaaaaatacactaatttcagtatttttattgtaaaGCTCACCCCAACCAAGCTTTACCTTCACTGTTGCGAAAATAGATACAAAGTCAAGCAGAATTGTGgtgttttacttatttttttgtgtAGAAATATGACTAAACATTTATTTTGGATGATTATTGGACTAGTTTTACTAGATGTACGGCTATGTATTCCTCCTCACATTGTTATGATTGTTGCTGATGATTTGGTAAGtgtattaatgtttttattgagaAGTCCTGATCCTTTTTTCACGCATACTGTACTTGCCTAAAGATTCCTCTGCTCAAGAAAGCAGACCTTCGAATAACTGCTCACTTTCTCCTGTTTCCCTATTTGTAAAAACAGTAATGGGCAAGACAATAATTTAAGACCTCCAGACATAACTTATAAGACCCACTTTCTGCCCTGGTTGTATCCAAGTAAATCATCATACATAATAAGTTAACTGCGTATTGAAGTATTACTGTGTTTTTTATTgcagtaaacattaaaaaataccaGCATTGAAAGTATTAATAAGTATGGTATCCTCATTTTTCAGGGATTTAATGATGTGAGTTTTCATGGTTCTAAACAAATCCCTACACCAAACATTGATTATCTTGCAAATAATGGGATTATTCTTAACAACTACTACGTTTTACCAAATTGTTCTCCCACAAGAAGTGCAATTATGACTGGAAGATATCCCATACACACAGGTAATGAACACACCTACTGTTCTATTTTTCATTggtttttttgtagttttttatttgttttacagGTATGCAGTCAGGGACAATATCCGCTGCTAACCCGTGGGGACTTGGTTTGGCAGAAAAATTGTTGCCTCAATATTTGAAAGAAATAGGGTATAAAACACACGCTATTGGAAAGGTTTGTTTCTCCTTTTATAATGTACAGTATCACAAAATATATGTTCATATGACACAGGGGGTATTATGTGAGACTACACCATCAACTATATCACGCAGGGCAAGCTCTAAGTtcgaatttttgttttcaacagTTTTACTGTTGGAagcaaaaattgtttattttaaatattaaaatttaagaagGGGCCCTTATTTCAAGGGAACCTTACTTCATCAAGGGGAATCGTCTCATGGTGAGTGTGTGATTAACCCAATTTCACAATTTTTGGATTTTAGTGGAATACCCAAATTTTTTTCGggttatttttgactttatttcatgcaaattatgtaaaaaccggaaaatatgttaaacaactttcatttgaCTACTGGAACTAATGTAATTTCAAGCTTAGCAAAAATATATTGGTgcaattttgttccttttatgataTACTATAAGACGGGGAAAGTTTGATGCCATTTGGAAAAGCCTATCAAAAGTTTCCCCCCTCTCTAGGCCTAAAAAAGGCCAGTATATTTAgcattaaactcattttattttttcattattaatTTAGTGGCATCTTGGTTTCTTTGCACGTGATTACACACCATCGCAGAGAGGTTTTGATTCGTTTTATGGGCACTACGGTGGGCATGGAGATTATTGGGACCATTCATTAGCATCAAATGGATATTGGGGATTGGATTTACATAAGGATACACCAACGACAAGCGaagtaatttttgttaaattttttgattttagtgAGGGTTGTATGTTTTTTAATGGCTTTCATGTTAAAAAGTCAGTTCTGTTTCATGTTAGCATATTTGGACACAATGGGGCAACCACAGCACCAAGCTCTTCTCTATGGAAGCAATTGACAGAATACGATATCACAGTATAGACGAACCAATGTTTCTATATGTGGCTTATCAAGCTGTTCACAGTGCAAACCTTGTGGAAGATCCTTTGCAAGCACCTCAAAGTTGGATTCAAAAATTTAAGCATATAAAAAACATTGGCAGGAGAAAATATGCAGCTATGGTGGCATATATGGATCACGGTATTGGACAAGTAAGTATCAGTAGGTTTTTCTTACCATATAATCCCATCAACTTTTCTTTAAACAATCTATTCTCACTTGTATTCTTGTGATTACTCAGATTTACAAAGCCCTCAAGAAACGTGGCATGTTGGATAACtcaattataatatttacttCTGATAATGGTGGACCAGCGAATGGATTGAATAAGAATTGGGCAACAAATTATCCTCTGCGTGGTGCTAAAACTACTGTTTACGAAGGTAGGttgtcattttaattttttgtcagtgaAATAATGTGTAGGATAAAGTTGTTTCTCTATTTCATTTCGTTTAAACAGGTGGAGTCAGAGTTGCTGCGTGTGTATACAGCAAGTTCTTAAAACGCCATGGGATAGTATCACGTGATTTAATGCATGCCACTGATTGGTTGCCAACTCTACTCTCGCTTGCTGGGTATAACACACAACAACTACAAAATTTGGATGGTGTGGACCAGTGGAACACTTTACAGCGGGGATATCCTTCGCCACGCACAGAAGTACTTGTAAATATCGATCCCTACGTGTATAAGAATGCGGCTTTAATAGTAGGAGACTGGAAATTAGTTAATCAAAgtatgttttcattctttttgtGAACAATCAATGTGGGGCATTCATAAGCTGTGAAAAAATTATCTTAAGTAAACATTCTAAACTCTTTTCAGTTCTAGAAGTTCCTTGTGGTTCTAAacttatttatttgattttaattaaaaaggtAAAGTGTGCGAAAAAAACAAATGTATTATAATTAATGCCATTTACCATTTAGGTCGTTTTTATGACAGTTGGTACCAGCCTCCTGGAAAAAGCCGCAATAACATAAATTCTTTTGTTGCTGGCAACAAATTAAATGATGCAAGAATACACTGTGGTTTAAAGCCAAAATCTCCATCTTATTGTGGTGGAAAGCGTCATCAGCCTTGCTTATTCAATCTTAAAAGTGATCCCTGTGAATACGCTGATGTTTCCAAGAGGTATccaattatttacaaaattatgcTTACACGGTTGCAGGAACATGTGCAGAAAATGGTAAAATCCAGAAGAAATACAAAACGAGATCCTAAATCTAATCCAAAATTAAATAATGGAGTCTGGAAACCATGGAAGAAATTGAAAGAGGAAGAAACTtcattattttcattatttaacaAATTCCCATACTctttaaagtgcgaattgaaaAAAACATGAGGTGTCAATTGAGAATTTTTTACCTTTCTTTGACAATGCTGAAGGTTTTCTCTGCTTTTTATATCtgtatttattaaaaacataatatattcatatataaatattaattgatataaatttatatctgtatttttattattctttttcagTGTatttattcaaagaaagtaatttatacataaatataaatttgattATGAAATTTCtacctttatttttttaatgtataatttgatatatttatttctattttgatgacttataaaataattttaaatgctggttatttttaattttttatatgtacTATTTTATATATTCCAACATCAGTTATTTTTATGCTCAGTATGAAATTACTGTTACCtgtcttaaaaattttttactatCCAAAAATAATATGTATGCTATTGTGGTGGCATTTGCAGTTTTTTCTGTTAGTAATACATTTTACATTTAGTTAATACATAAATAGAATGAACTTTCtactttttatagtttttctttcaatatatatatttttctatatttttctatattttcttttctttttatatttatcattTATATTATATACTAGTAAAAAAACCCATTTTAAggcttataaaacatatttaagTGCTGATTATTTTCcatattttatataaactaTAAACTAAAacatgttgttttattttgtccGGACATGCCTTAACCCTATTTGGCCTGgggtttttcaaacatattatGACCAGGGGTGGGGGGGGTCTGCCCCCACGgtaacttttcataggcttgtccaaactgaatcaaacttagcacacttatagtacgtcacaaaaggaacaaaatggcagcaataaatttttgcttgcgtcagcactttttctgttcaaaagcttgaaaattccTCAAAAtgtcactatctgcttaaaattcaattacctTAGTTCTAcatcgaatttttacattctggtGTAAGTTTATGAAaggtaaataaaagttattatataattttttacacGGATGGCATGAAAAATTGCCTGGAAATCCagttttttactaatttttacaaaaaatcaggaaattggAATAAGCACGTGttcaaaacatgcaaaattattcttctttttatttttgtggatctgaattcagaaatttttttaaatatgcttttgTACAGTTCATCGtaagaaatatttcatttttagatcaaacaaaacaatgttTCGATATACGATTTTACTATCTGTCTTGCTGGACATGACGCAAAGCTCTCCTCCACATATTGTTATGATAGTAGCTGATGATATGGTTAGTTTGCGTtggtaaattttgtttaaataagTTCCATCCTTATATAATATGagtgatttttattattttttaagtgtTTAATTTTCTGTCTGTATCCTCATTTTTTAGGGATTTAATGATGTGAGTTTTCATGGTTCTCAACAAATCCCTACACCAAACATTGATTATCTTGCAAATAATGGGATTATACTTAACAACTACTACGTTTTACCCAGTTGTACTCCCACAAGAAGTGCAATTATGACTGGAAGATATCCAATACATACAGGTGAGTAACTTTAATCTTTATTTATAGATTTTTAACTATACTTGTACATGCTTTAGTTGATACTTCTATTATTCTATTTTATTGATATCTTTTTATTGTTAGGTATGCAGTCAGGGACAATATATGCAGCTAATGCATGGGGTGTAGGATTGGAAGAAAAAATGCTACCTCAATATTTGAAAACATTGGGATACAAAACTCATGCTGTTGGAAAGGTTTGTCTCTCCTTTTAGAGTGTTTACTGTGATTGTAAAAGCTTTTGTTgaaatataatgttttttttatgctGATATTCGTTATTGTTCCAAACATACAAGATCTTTTGTGACTTAATCTTCAAGAAGATgcagaaaaatttaatttattctaGTGGCACCTTGGTTTCTTTGCACGCGATTACACACCATCGCGGAGAGGTTTTGATACCTTTTATGGATACTATGGCGGTCAAGCAGATTATTGGGACCATTCATTAGCATCAAACGGATATTGGGGATTGGATTTACATAAGGATACACCGTCGACTAGTAAAGTAGGAGCTTCAAAATGAAAAAGTTATATCTTGTTTCTCATATTCtgtaaatttattaattttaatgtaaaaatttttagaatgtGTGGACGCAATGGGGTAATTATAGTAGTAACATGTACTCCCATGAAGCTGTAGATCGCATCAAAGGTCATAATTTGAGCGAACCAATGTTTCTCTATGTGGCATATCAAGCTGTTCACAGTGCTAACCTTGTGGAAGATCCTTTACAAGCGCCTCAAAAATGGATTGATAAGTTCAAACATATCAAACATAATGGCAGACGAAAGTATGCAGCTATGATGGCAGCAATGGATTATGGAATTGGCATGGTAAGATATATAGTAGGCTTTTGTTCAGCGCATCAAATTTCAGAGGGTAGACTTCTTGACTAACTAAGGATGGTTAATCCTTTGGTATGAGGGCAGGAAGTACCTGCAGCAAATTTAAACTTtgctattaatatttttatgactagtttcttctttaaaaattaattttataattctaaTCTGAAATATATCAGATGTGTTAAACCAGTACCTAGCACTTTCTCAAACACGATTTTGATAGGCAATGTTATTTTCAACGATAGTGAAATTTCTGCATGATGTCATTCAATAAGGGCTGACGTCAGCTAGGGAATAATTATGCCAATTTATACTTGGCTCGTACTACAATTTTTTGTCATAAGTATAACTTATGAACATGCCTGCCATACTTACAAGGGCCAAAAGAAACCCCAATAGTAAATAGGGcaatatagaaaaatatatatttctcttCATTAAATTTCTTCGTAGTTATCTTTAATAA
This window contains:
- the LOC130645680 gene encoding arylsulfatase J-like isoform X1, with product MTKHLFWMIIGLVLLDVRLCIPPHIVMIVADDLGFNDVSFHGSKQIPTPNIDYLANNGIILNNYYVLPNCSPTRSAIMTGRYPIHTGMQSGTISAANPWGLGLAEKLLPQYLKEIGYKTHAIGKWHLGFFARDYTPSQRGFDSFYGHYGGHGDYWDHSLASNGYWGLDLHKDTPTTSEHIWTQWGNHSTKLFSMEAIDRIRYHSIDEPMFLYVAYQAVHSANLVEDPLQAPQSWIQKFKHIKNIGRRKYAAMVAYMDHGIGQIYKALKKRGMLDNSIIIFTSDNGGPANGLNKNWATNYPLRGAKTTVYEGGVRVAACVYSKFLKRHGIVSRDLMHATDWLPTLLSLAGYNTQQLQNLDGVDQWNTLQRGYPSPRTEVLVNIDPYVYKNAALIVGDWKLVNQSRFYDSWYQPPGKSRNNINSFVAGNKLNDARIHCGLKPKSPSYCGGKRHQPCLFNLKSDPCEYADVSKRYPIIYKIMLTRLQEHVQKMVKSRRNTKRDPKSNPKLNNGVWKPWKKLKEEETSLFSLFNKFPYSLKCELKKT
- the LOC130645680 gene encoding arylsulfatase J-like isoform X2; amino-acid sequence: MQSGTISAANPWGLGLAEKLLPQYLKEIGYKTHAIGKWHLGFFARDYTPSQRGFDSFYGHYGGHGDYWDHSLASNGYWGLDLHKDTPTTSEHIWTQWGNHSTKLFSMEAIDRIRYHSIDEPMFLYVAYQAVHSANLVEDPLQAPQSWIQKFKHIKNIGRRKYAAMVAYMDHGIGQIYKALKKRGMLDNSIIIFTSDNGGPANGLNKNWATNYPLRGAKTTVYEGGVRVAACVYSKFLKRHGIVSRDLMHATDWLPTLLSLAGYNTQQLQNLDGVDQWNTLQRGYPSPRTEVLVNIDPYVYKNAALIVGDWKLVNQSRFYDSWYQPPGKSRNNINSFVAGNKLNDARIHCGLKPKSPSYCGGKRHQPCLFNLKSDPCEYADVSKRYPIIYKIMLTRLQEHVQKMVKSRRNTKRDPKSNPKLNNGVWKPWKKLKEEETSLFSLFNKFPYSLKCELKKT
- the LOC130645682 gene encoding arylsulfatase B-like encodes the protein MCVRKALLYLVFTSLMKFSLQQKKPHIIMIVADDLGWNDVSFHGSQQIPTPNIDKLAQSGIILNNYYVLPICTPTRSAIMTGRYPIHTGMQHGVIHGPSPWGVDLNETFLPELLKAQGYSTHAIGKWHLGFFAKEYTPTYRGFDTFYGYYNGKSDYWDHSTESLFWGLDLHENEKAVFNQWGNYSTEIFTTEAETCIKNHNTSEPLFLYLAYQAVHSANQHDPLQAPQSWIDKFKHISDENRRKYAAMVAYMDFGVGRVYEALLQKGMLENSIIVFTSDNGGPANGFDLNWASNFPLRGIKRTLYEGGVRAAGFIHSKLLKSPGRVSMDLMHVTDWLPTFVNLAGGSVKPNNPLDGVNQWETLQNMVPSSRKEVLLNMVDNSTGALRMGDWKILLEVMPQGKYWDGWYAPPQVQNKELVEKMFVDASVQCGEVPENVTHCTKEHGYCLFNIKEDPCEYHDLSKEYPDIFKQMLSRLDEYRKTMVPPRNKNIVDPLSNPKLHNGVWQPWVKLS